In the Corynebacterium jeikeium genome, CGCTGCGGGGTGAAAGTGCATGCGGTAGTGGTGGACCATCAGCTACAGGAGGCCTCCGCGCAGGTGGCGCGGCAGGCCGCCGAAACCGCGATGTCCCTCGGGGCGAGCGCGGAGATCCGCACCGTCGAAGTGGAAGGCCTGGGGGAGGGGCCGGCGCGCCAGGCGCGCTACCAAGCCCTGGGTACGGCAGCCGCCGGGCGGCCCCTCCTGGTAGCCCACACAGCGGATGACGATGCGGAAGGGTTGCTCATCGGGCTGGTCCGAGGCTCCGGGGCGGAAGCCATCGCCGGGATGCGGTCCGTTCACACTGACCACGCGGCCGTGGACGCAGGGGCCGCGTGGCTCGGCCGCCCGCTGCTGAACTGCACCCGCGCGGAGACGGAGGCCGAATGCCGCGCTGCTGGCCTTAACTGGTGGGAGGATCCGCACAACTCCAGCGATGCCTACCTGCGTAGTCGCATCCGCACCCGCGTGCTGCCTTATCTACAGGATGCACTCGGGGAGCACATCGGTGCGAACATGGCTCGCACGGCACGGATGCTCCGTGAAGACGTCGAGCTACTCGACGAGCTCGCTAGACGGGAACTCCAGGCGGCGGAGGAGGGGGCGTCATTAAACTGCACCGAATTACAACAACAGCCAGCTGCACTTCGGCGCAGGGTTTTCAAACAATGGCTGGCAGACAAAACCGGACCGCTCACGAGCGCGCACCTCAATGCGATAGACGCGCTGGTCATCGCATGGAAGGGGCAGGGAGGGGCGGCGGTTCCGTGGCCACAGAGTCCACCTACACCCGGCCAGCAACGGCGCACCCACAGGCTCGTCGTGCAACGCCGCGATGGGTACCTACAGTTAGCGACTGTTCCCAGGTAGCAGCTGCGCGCTAGAATGCCAGGCAGGCATTAAAACGGTGAAGCCAAAACTGCGAAACAAACGAGGAAAACGAGGTCTGCGATGCACAGCGAGAAGAACTTCAATGTCCCGGAGAACCCTTATGGCGACGATCTGGAAAGTATCCTCATCGACGAGGAAACGCTGCACGCCCGCATCAACGAGCTGGCCAAGGCCACCGCTGATCGATTCCGCGACGAGGAAGACGACCTCATCTTGATCTGCGTGCTGAAGGGCGCGGTGTTCTTTATCACCGACTTCGCACGGGCGATCGACATCCCGACGCAGCTGGAGTTCATGGCCGTGAGCTCCTATGGAAACTCCACCAGCTCTTCCGGTGTGGTGCGCATCTTGAAGGACCTGGACCGCGACATTGAGGGCCGCAATGTGGTAATCGTCGAGGACATCATCGACTCCGGCCTGACCCTTTCTTGGCTGCTGAAGAACCTGCGCAACCGCAACCCTAAGTCCCTGTCCGTCGTTACGCTGTTGCGCAAGCCGGAGGCACAGAAGGTGCAGATTGATCTGGCCGAGGTCGGCTTTGACATCCCCAACGAGTTCGTTGTGGGCTATGGCCTGGACTTTGCCGAACGCTACCGCGACCTGCCCTATGTGGGCACCCTGCACCCGCGCGTTTACCAGTAAAGCGCTGGCCCCAATCCAATAAGCTCCAAATGGCAGCGCTGTTCGCACGGCATTTAGAACCAACAACACTCTAGGAAATATGGAAAAGAAGAAGGTACTGAGGATCGCGGGCATTGTCGCTGTGATCCTCATCGCGATCTATGCGTTCGGTGTTTTAACTGATGACGCCCGCGGCTACGACGAGGTCGAGACTTCGGTAGCCCTGAAGCAGCTGGAAGACAAGAACGTCAAGGAAGCTCAGATCAACGATCGTGAGCAGCAAGTCCAGCTGAAGCTGAAGGACTCTATCGAGGTCGAAGGCAAGGAGGGCATCGAGCAGGTCATCGCGAAGTACCCCGGCCGGGCGGCGCCAGAGATCTTCGACGCGGTAAAGAAATCCGAGGCGGAGAAGTACAACACCAAGGTCACCGAGGATAGCTTCCTGGGCAGCCTGCTGGTGATGCTGCTGCCGATGCTGCTGATCTTCGGCCTGCTGATGTTCATGCTGTCCCGTATGCAGGGCGGCAGCGGCATGGGCGCCTTCGGCTTTGGTAAGTCCACTGCCAAGCAGCTGAATAAGGACAACCCGGACACGACCTTCGACGACGTCGCCGGTGCCGACGAGGCTGTGGAGGAGCTGGACGAGATCCGCGACTTCCTGACCGACCCGAGCCGCTACGAGGCGCTGGGGGCGAAGATCCCGCGCGGCGTGCTGCTGTACGGCCCGCCCGGTACGGGTAAGACGCTGCTGGCGCGCGCAGTGGCCGGCGAGGCAGGCGTGCCCTTCTTCACCATCTCCGGTTCCGACTTCGTAGAGATGTTCGTCGGTGTGGGTGCGTCTCGCGTGCGCGACCTGTTTAAGCAGGCGAAGGAGAATTCGCCGTGCATCATCTTCGTCGACGAGATCGACGCGGTCGGCCGTCAGCGTGGCGCCGGCATGGGCGGCGGCCACGACGAGCGTGAGCAGACCCTGAACCAGCTGCTGGTGGAAATGGACGGCTTCGGCGACCGCGACGGAGTGATCCTGATGGCCGCCACCAACCGTCCGGACATCCTGGACCCGGCGCTGCTACGCCCGGGCCGCTTCGACCGCCAGATCCCGGTGACCAACCCGGACCTTGCGGGCCGTGAGCAGATCCTGAATGTACACGCGAAGAACAAGCCGTTGGCCAAGGACGTGGACCTGAAGTCGTTGGCCAAGCGAACCGCGGGCATGTCCGGTGCGGACCTGGAGAACGTTCTCAACGAGGCCGCCTTGCTGACCGCTCGCGTGGACGGCAACGTGATTACCGCCGACGCGCTGGAAGAAGCCACCGACCGCGTGGTGGGTGGACCGCGCCGCAGCTCGAAGATCATTTCCGAGCACGAGAAGAAGGTCACTGCCTACCACGAGGGCGGCCACACGCTGGCTGCCTGGGCGATGAAGGACATCGACCGCGTCTACAAGGTGACGATCCTGGCTCGCGGCCGCACCGGTGGCCACGCCATGACCGCACCCGAGGACGACAAGGGCATGTACAACCGTTCCGAGCTGTTCGCCCGCCTGGTCTTTGCCATGGGTGGCCGTGCAGCGGAGGAGCTTGTTTTCGGCAACCCGACCACCGGCGCTTCTGCGGATATTGAGATGGCCACGAACATCGCCCGCGCGATGGTGGTGGAATACGGAATGAGCCCTGTTGTGGGTGCCGTGAAGTACGGCCAGGACGACGGCGACCCGTTTGTCGGGCGCGGCGGCCAGGGCGGCAACCAGCCGTCCCAGAACGTGGCTAACCAGATCGACGAGCAGGTGCGCATGCTGATGAACAAGGCCCAGCAGGTGGCCTACGATGTGCTGCGCGAGAACCGGGACTACCTGGATACCCTGGCTTCCAAGCTGTTGGAGAAGGAGACTCTGCGCCGCCCGGACCTGGAGGCCATCTTCGAGGGCATCGATACCCGCGAGGTCTCGGACATCTTCCCGATGCAGGATCTGGACCGTCCGTGCGACCACCGCGAGCCGGTGAAGACGCCAGTCGAGTTGGCCCGCGAGCGTGGAGAGGAGCCGCCGGAGAAGACCAACTTCTTCTCCGCTGCTCGTCGTGCACGCATGGAAAAGCGCAAGGCGCAAAACGAGCAGCGTCAGGCCGAGCGCTTGCAGCAGGGACAGCAGCAGTTCCCGCAGACCCAGCAGACCCAGCAGACACAGCAGACCCAGCAGACCCAGCACGGTCAGCAGGGTCCAATGGGGCAGGGCACTGCCCGTCCGGTGCCGCCGGAAGAGGAGCGTGGCTTCCGCCTGCCAGACAATGAGCAGCCGGATCACCAGCCGGAGAAGCCCGCGCAGCAGAAGCAAGCTGTGCAGCCCGAGCAGCAGCGTCCGCAAGACTCACAGGAATCGCAGGTGAGTTACCGTCGCGGCGAGATGCCGGAGCAGACGTTCCCTTGGGATAAGCACAATGGTGGCTACAACGGCAATGAGTCCGGTGGCCAGCACAGGCAGGAAGACAACTAGTGAATAACCCACAGCAGCCGCTCGACCCTGGTTCCTTCGACCAGGAGCGCGCAGAGGCGGCCATCCGCGAACTCCTTTTCGCCATTGGCGAGGACCCCGACCGCGAGGGTCTGCAGGAAACTCCGGCCCGCGTGGCCCGCGCCTACCGTGAGACGTGCGCCGGGCTATACGAGGACCCGACGGAGGTTCTCAACAAGACCTTCAGCGAGGATCACCGCGAGCTGGTGCTCGTGCGTGACATCACCTTCTACTCCATGTGTGAGCACCACCTGGTGCCCTTCTTCGGCAAGGCGCACATTGGATACATCCCCGGCGAATCCGGCAAGGTCACAGGACTGTCCAAGCTGGCCCGCCTGATCGACGGTCTCGCGAAGCGCCCGCAGGTCCAGGAACGCCTGACTTCGCAGGTTGCCGATGCGTTAGTCGAGAAGCTGGACCCCTCCGCAGTGATCGTTGTTCTGGAGGCCGAGCACCTGTGCATGGCCATGCGCGGTATCCGCAAGCCCGGTGCCAACACGGTGACCTCCGCGGTCCGCGGCGGATTCCAGAAGAACGCGGCCTCCCGCGCAGAGGCAATGGCGCTGATTCGGCCGTGATGGGCTCTGCTGTGACTGGCACCAACGCGAACGACCCCCAGCGCACCCTCGTGATGGGCATCCTCAACGTCACCGAGGATTCCTTCTCCGACGGCGGGGATTACCCAGACACCGCGGCCGCGCTGGCACACGCCGAGGCGATGGTCGCTGACGGTGCGGACATCATCGACGTCGGCGGGGATTCCACCAGCCCGGGCGCCACTCGCGTTGCCCCGGAGGTCGAGGCCGCCCGCGTCACCCCCGTCATCGAGGAGCTATCCCGCCGGGGAATCGCCACCAGCATCGACACGATGCGGGCATCCACGGCGCGGGCCGCCTGGAAAGCGGGCGTCACCTACCTCAACGACGTCTCCGGCGGCCTGGCGGACCCCGACATGCTTCCGCTGGCCGCGGAATCCGGCCTGCCGATCATTCTGATGCACTGGAACAAGGGAAACGCCGCGGACTTCGCCGGAGCTGAGGGCTACCACGACCACGGCGAGGACATCGTCGGCCACGTCATCGGTTGGCTCGAGCAGAGGATCGAAGCGGCGGAGGCGGTAGGCGTCACAAAGAAACAGATCTACCTGGACCCCGGCATCGGGTTCGCGAAGACTCCGCAGGAAAACTGGCAGCTCCTCGGAGCGACCGAACGGCTGGTGCAGATGGGATATCCGGTGCTGGTGGGGGCCTCGCGCAAGCGCTTCCTCACCGCGCTGCGCCCCGCGAGCGACGGCAACCCCGGCACCCCGGAATCGGCGGACGATGCGACGGCGGCCACCTCCGCGCTGGCGGCGGCAGTTGGCGCATGGGCCGTCCGGGTGCATAAAGTAGCCCCGACACGGGCTGCAGTGGACGTCGCACACGCAATGGCCACCGGATGCGGCCCCGACATCGACGAGCAATGGAGGGCGCGACGTGGCTGACCGCATCGAGCTCATTGGCGTGGAGGCTTTCGGCCACCACGGCGTGTTTTCGGACGAAAAGAACACCGGCCAAAAGTTTATCGTGGACATGGTGGTGTGGACGGACTTCCGCGCCGCGGCGGATTCGGACTCGGTGGAAGACACGATCAACTACGTGCAGCTGGCCGACATCGCGGTGAACGCGGTCGAGGTGCAGGAGGGCCACGACCTGATCGAAACCCTGGCCTCGAACATCGCCGATCAGATTGCGGAGCTGGGCGGGGTGTACGCGGTGGAGGTCACGGTGCATAAGCCGCAAGCGCCGATCGCCCACCCGTTCGCCGACGTGCGGGTGGTGGCGCGGAGGTCCAAGCGATGATCACCGCCTTCTTGGGGATCGGCTCGAACATGCCCGGCGACGTGGGTAGCCCCACCGCGCAGATCGAACGCGCCTACGAGCTGCTGGCGATGCACCCGGACATCGAGATTGTGGAGAAGTCGCGGATCTTCGTCACCCCGCCGTGGGGTGGGGTGGAGCAGCAGGAGTTCCGCAACTCCGTGGTGGCCGTGCGCACGTCGCTGGACCCGCTCGCGCTGCTGCACCACTGCCAATTTGCCGAGGCCGTCGCGGGGCGGGAGCGCGAGGTCCGGTGGGGCCCGCGCACCGTCGATGTGGACATTCTTTTTTGTTTTGACGCCCAGTCCCAGCCCCTGCAGTCCCAGGGAAAGTGGGGGTTTGAGCTGGTTATTCCGCACCCCTACGCCCACGAGCGGGCGTTTGTGCTGGTACCGCTGAGTGACCTGCAGCTGGCCCGGGAACCCTGGTGTACCTTGGGCGGGCGAGGCATCCTGGAGTGGTTGGAAGATGTTGATCCGGCCGAGCGGGAGGCTATCGTCCCGGCGGATCGATCCGAACTATCGGACCCTGGCGAGAACTAAAGACGAGGGATAAAGAGGCAGCACATGAGCCCGCTGAAGCGCACGAAGATCTCCACGCTGGCTGTCGTGGCGATCGTGTGCGCCCTCATCGCCTGGGTCAGCACGCTGAGTTTCTATGGAAGCTTCCCGCCAATTAAGACCACCGGCTCCGTGCTGCTGTGGATCTTCGCAATCGTGTGCGCCGTGGCGGGCTGGATGATCCGCAAGCGCATCGGCAGCAGCAGCGGGGTGGGGATGGATCGCACACAGATGCAGCCGACGACGGTGGTTCAGTGGCTGGCGCTCGGCCAGGCCACGGCGTGGGCCGGGTCGGTGTTCCTGGGAGTGTTCGTCGGGGTGGGACTTTATGTTCTGCCGAACGCGGGGCATCTTATGGCCGCGGAGGCCGATGTGCCGGGCGTGATCGCCGGGGCTCTGGGGGCTTTGGCAGCCGTAGTGGCCGGGGTTTGGCTGGAACGCAGCTGCGAAGCGCCACCGCCGGATGCGCCATTAACGCCCAACGGGCTCGACGTTGGGTAGTGTGTTGTCCATGAGCTTCCAGCAGTCTCCTAAGCCACAACAGTCTCACCAGCCGCAGTCGCAGCCCTTCGATGGGCACCAGTCCCCGGAATCCCTGGGATACGATGACGACTCCGCCCGTCAGGGCTCCAACTTCCAGGGCTCCGACTTCCAGGGATCTTCTGTGGTTTCCAACGAGCCTTCGGGACTCTCTCGCTTCCTGATGTTTGGCCTGGTGGTCCTGGCGCTGCTGGCCAGCGTGCTGATGCTGTTCATGGATTCCGATGGCTGGTTGAAGGTGGCCCTTATTGCTGCCCTCTGGGCTGCCTTCTTCGGCGTGGTGTTGGTGCTGCGATACTCGGGTGCTTTGAAGCTGGCGCGCGAGCAGGCCGAGAACCAGGAGAGCTACTTCCAGTCGCAGTTGGAGCACGAGCGCGCACAGCTGGAAAAGCGCGAGGCTGCGACGCAGGCAAAGTACGCGGCGGAGGCCAAGAAGTCCCAGGACCAGCGGGATAAGCACCTGGCGGAGCTGCGTGCGGAGCTGGCTCACATGCGTAAGCAGCTCTCGGAGCTGACCGGCGAGGACTTCGACGAGGGCGAGCAGCGTGCGGTGCGCGCGACCGCAGAGCGAGTTCGCGAGTTGGGGCACAGCACCGGCGAGCAAACGCCTCAAGCCGCAGGACGCCCGGCGGGCCAGCAGGAGGCGCAGCCGCACAAGGCACAGCACCGCAGTAAGCCGAAGTTCAACACCGGCACTTTCGCTGCGGTGAACTGGACCGGCCAGGATTCCGAGGAGACCTCCCAGCTGCCGCTGGTCGTGGACACCACCGCGATGGACGAGGCCAAGCGCGCTAAGGCCGCAGGGTCCAAGGTTGCCCAGCCGAAGCCCGCGCAGAAGCGCCGCGCCCAGATGCCGAGCGCGGAGGCCGTTCGCCCCGGCCGTGCCCGTGCCGGCGCCGCCCAGGAAGCTGGCGCCCAGGAAGCTGACGCGAAGCAGGCTGAGCAGGCAAAGGAGCAGGCTGGGTCGACGGGAACCACCCACGGTCGCCGTCGCGCAGACGAGGTAGAAAACGGCCTCACGGTCGCAGAGCTGATGCAGCGCTTCAAGAATCGAGAGAAGTAACAACCACCTGTGACAGGCCCGGAAACTAACTCGGACATTCAACAGCCACGCCTCTCTGTCGGCATCATCTCCGCCGGGAAAGTAGGCGTGGCTCTGGCGGAGGCCTTCGCACGCGCCGGTCACCACGTGCATGGCATCTATGCACATTCGGCACGTTCGGAAGAGTTGGCGTCCCAAAGAATCCCGAACATCCCCCGCATCAACCTAGACAGCACCGCCCATGCCGCGCTCGTGGTGCTGGCGGTGCCGGATCCGAAGCTTCCCGAAGTCGTAGAAGAAGTTGCGCAGCACACGCGCGATGGGCAGATCGTGGCGCACGTCTCCGGGGCGTTTGGTTGTGAGATCCTGCAGCCGATCACTGATACCGGCGCGCTGCCGCTGGCCCTGCACCCGGCGATGACCTTCACCGGAACCCCCGTCGATAGCGAGCGGCTTGACGGCTGCGCATGGGGGGTGACCAGCGATTCCGAGGTCGGTGATGTGGTCGCGCAAACACTCGTGGCCAGCCTGGGAGGGGTCCCCGTTGCCATCCCCGAACACCACCGGGCGGCCTATCACGCGGCGATGGCGCACGCGGCCAACCACCTGGTGACCCTTCTTACGGACGCCCAAGAGATCCTGGACCGCGTGATGGAAGCGCCAGGGGAGAGCCCCGACAGTGCCCTGCTGCTGCGCCGCATCGCCCACGCCGCGGTGGATAACGCGCTGGAAAAGCGGATGGACGGGCTGACCGGTCCGGTGGCCCGTGACGACGCAGAGGCCGTGATGCGCCATCGCGCAGCGCTGCGGGAGCTGGGGGACGGGACAGATTCAGCCGAGGAAGGTCCAGCCGAGGCCGCCTACACCGCGATGGCTCGCCGCACCGCACTTAAAGCGGGGGCTATTGAGGTCGAAAGACTGCTGGATCTAGAGTAAGAGCCATGACGTTCACACCTGGCCAAGCAGAGGTTTTCACCGAAATCGAGAAGATCGGGCAGCTCACCCGCGCCATGCGCAAGGCAGGCCGCCCCGTGGCGCTGGTGCCCACGATGGGCGCGCTGCACGAGGGGCACCTCTCACTGGTGCAGGCCGCCCAGCAGATACCGGGCGCACTGGTTGTGGTCAGCATTTTCGTGAACCCCCTGCAGTTCGCCGAGGGGGAGGACCTGGATGCCTACCCCCGCACCCTCGACGAGGACGTCGCGAAGCTAAAGGCCGCGGGCGTGGACGCGGTATTCGCCCCCAGCCCCCGCGAGATGTACCCCAACGGGCCGCGCACGACGATCCACCCGGGCGAGGCCGGACGGATCCTGGAGGGAGCCCACCGCCCGACCCACTTCGCGGGCGTGCTGACGGTCGTGAACAAGCTCTTCACCATCACGCATTGCGACCATGCCTTCTTCGGTGAAAAGGATTACCAGCAGCTGTTGCTGATCCAGCAGATGGTCACGGATCTGAATATGGAGGTGCAGGTCCACGGCGTGCCGATCGTGCGCGAGGCCGATGGCCTGGCGAAATCCTCCCGCAACGTTTACCTCTCCGACGAAGAGCGCGAGCTCGCCCTCACCCTGTCCGCCGCCCTAACCGCCGGCGCTTTCGTGGCCGAGCAGGGGCCTGCGGCGGTTCTGCAGACTGCCGGATCTATTTTGGACGCCGCCTCGGGCGTGGAAGTCGACTATCTTGAGCTGCGCGGTACGGACCTTTCCGATACCCCGGAGGACGGCGAAGCCCGCCTGCTGGTGGCGGCGCGCGTTGGGACCACGCGCCTGATCGACAATGTGGGCGTGCCGCTGGGGACAGGCTTTAAAGGTCTGGACGAAGGCGGCGAAGGCAGTGCACCCGCCGAAAACGCAGGTGAGTAGAACAATGAGCGACGAGCTAGACAACCTGAAGCGACACTCGCACCCCTTCGTGGACATCTCCGCAGGGGAGTACCGCGCCAGCATCTCCACCTTCGGCGGCGGGCTGCGCAGCCTGGAATACTCCGGCAAGCCGCTGGTGGTTTCTTACCCTGAGGGCGCCTACCCGCCGCTGTCCTCCGGCATCATCTTGGCACCGTGGCCGAACCGAACCGCCGACGGGGTCTTCGCCCACGATGGTGTGCTGCACCGCCTGGACATTACCGAGCCGGCCCGCGCCACCGCGATCCACGGGTTTGTGGGCCAGATGGCCTGGCACGTCGCTGACAAAGCCGAGGATTTCGTGGCGCTGGAGCTATCCACAGGCCTGCGTCAGGGGTGGCCGTGGCCGCTACGCATGCGGGTGACGTGGTCCCTCGACGCGAAGGAAGGATTGCGTGCCTCCTTCGACGTCCGCAACGAGGCCGATGCTTCCTGCCCCTTCGGACTGGGCTGGCACCCATACCTGAGCGCCCTGGGAGCCCCGCTTGATGATTGCGTGTTGCACCTGCCTGTCGGCACGAACTTGCCTCTGGATTCCGTGCGTAACCTGCCCGCCGGCCCGGAGTTCCCAGCTCGCCGGGTGCTACCAGATGTAGAAGTCGGCCAGCGCATGGCCGGGGTGTGGCTGGATCACTGCTTTGGTGAGATCAGCGCGCAGGAGGAGACGCTGGCGGAGGCGCGACTGTTAAACCCTGACGGCGAGGGCGTGCGTCTATGGGTAGGCGAGGGCTTCAATTGGTTCCAGGTGTTCACTGCCGACCCGGCCCGCCGCGAGGGCTACCCCGGCGTGGGGCGGGCCCTAGCCGTCGAGCCGATGACGTGCCCGCCGGATGCTCTACGCTCCGGTAGGGACCTCATTCGCCTGAATGCGGGTGAAGAGCGCAGCTTCGAGTGTGGAATTTCTCTTGCTTCGAGTGAGGGCGTCACAACTTAGAAGAAGTACGTCTGAGAATAGAAAAAAATTTCCGTTAGTGCACGCCGCGGCGTTAGAATTGAAACGCATTAAAAGCCAATAGTTCTCGTCGCTGGTAGTTGAAAAATAAGACGATTGGCACCTGGGACGGGAACATGACGTTCCTGGAGGTTCGCAGCTATGACAGCTGAAGGACTACGCCTGGACGCAAGCTGGGTAGACTACGCGCTGGTCGCCCTATACTTCGCGTTCGTCCTGGGCATCGGTTGGGCCGCAAAGTCCAAAGTGTCCAGCTCAATCGACTTCTTCCTCTCCGGCCGCTCGCTACCCGCATGGGTGACGGGCCTGGCCTTCATCTCCGCCAACCTGGGCGCCGTAGAAATCGTGGGCCACTCGGCCAACGGCGTGCAGTATGGCTTCGAAACCATGCACTATTTCTGGATCGGCGCGATCCCAGCAATGGTGTTCCTCGGCATCGTGATGATGCCCTTCTACTACGGTTCTAAGGTGCGTTCCGTGCCGGAGTTCATGCTCCGCCGCTTCGGCAAGGGCGCACACCTGGTCAACGGCCTCTCCTTCGCCGTAGCCCAGCTGCTGATTGCCGGCGTGAACCTGCTGCTGTTGGCCAAGGTGGTTAACTCCCTGCTCGGCTGGCCGCTGTGGGTCACGCTGGTGGTGGCCGCGGCAATCGTGCTGTCGTACATCACCCTCGGTGGCCTTTCCGCCGCCATTTACAACGAGGTGCTGCAGTTCTTCGTGATCATCGCGGCCCTGCTGCCGCTGACGATGATTGGCCTG is a window encoding:
- the hpt gene encoding hypoxanthine phosphoribosyltransferase, with amino-acid sequence MHSEKNFNVPENPYGDDLESILIDEETLHARINELAKATADRFRDEEDDLILICVLKGAVFFITDFARAIDIPTQLEFMAVSSYGNSTSSSGVVRILKDLDRDIEGRNVVIVEDIIDSGLTLSWLLKNLRNRNPKSLSVVTLLRKPEAQKVQIDLAEVGFDIPNEFVVGYGLDFAERYRDLPYVGTLHPRVYQ
- a CDS encoding Rossmann-like and DUF2520 domain-containing protein: MTGPETNSDIQQPRLSVGIISAGKVGVALAEAFARAGHHVHGIYAHSARSEELASQRIPNIPRINLDSTAHAALVVLAVPDPKLPEVVEEVAQHTRDGQIVAHVSGAFGCEILQPITDTGALPLALHPAMTFTGTPVDSERLDGCAWGVTSDSEVGDVVAQTLVASLGGVPVAIPEHHRAAYHAAMAHAANHLVTLLTDAQEILDRVMEAPGESPDSALLLRRIAHAAVDNALEKRMDGLTGPVARDDAEAVMRHRAALRELGDGTDSAEEGPAEAAYTAMARRTALKAGAIEVERLLDLE
- a CDS encoding MrpF/PhaF family protein; protein product: MSFQQSPKPQQSHQPQSQPFDGHQSPESLGYDDDSARQGSNFQGSDFQGSSVVSNEPSGLSRFLMFGLVVLALLASVLMLFMDSDGWLKVALIAALWAAFFGVVLVLRYSGALKLAREQAENQESYFQSQLEHERAQLEKREAATQAKYAAEAKKSQDQRDKHLAELRAELAHMRKQLSELTGEDFDEGEQRAVRATAERVRELGHSTGEQTPQAAGRPAGQQEAQPHKAQHRSKPKFNTGTFAAVNWTGQDSEETSQLPLVVDTTAMDEAKRAKAAGSKVAQPKPAQKRRAQMPSAEAVRPGRARAGAAQEAGAQEADAKQAEQAKEQAGSTGTTHGRRRADEVENGLTVAELMQRFKNREK
- the folE gene encoding GTP cyclohydrolase I FolE; translated protein: MNNPQQPLDPGSFDQERAEAAIRELLFAIGEDPDREGLQETPARVARAYRETCAGLYEDPTEVLNKTFSEDHRELVLVRDITFYSMCEHHLVPFFGKAHIGYIPGESGKVTGLSKLARLIDGLAKRPQVQERLTSQVADALVEKLDPSAVIVVLEAEHLCMAMRGIRKPGANTVTSAVRGGFQKNAASRAEAMALIRP
- the ftsH gene encoding ATP-dependent zinc metalloprotease FtsH, with protein sequence MEKKKVLRIAGIVAVILIAIYAFGVLTDDARGYDEVETSVALKQLEDKNVKEAQINDREQQVQLKLKDSIEVEGKEGIEQVIAKYPGRAAPEIFDAVKKSEAEKYNTKVTEDSFLGSLLVMLLPMLLIFGLLMFMLSRMQGGSGMGAFGFGKSTAKQLNKDNPDTTFDDVAGADEAVEELDEIRDFLTDPSRYEALGAKIPRGVLLYGPPGTGKTLLARAVAGEAGVPFFTISGSDFVEMFVGVGASRVRDLFKQAKENSPCIIFVDEIDAVGRQRGAGMGGGHDEREQTLNQLLVEMDGFGDRDGVILMAATNRPDILDPALLRPGRFDRQIPVTNPDLAGREQILNVHAKNKPLAKDVDLKSLAKRTAGMSGADLENVLNEAALLTARVDGNVITADALEEATDRVVGGPRRSSKIISEHEKKVTAYHEGGHTLAAWAMKDIDRVYKVTILARGRTGGHAMTAPEDDKGMYNRSELFARLVFAMGGRAAEELVFGNPTTGASADIEMATNIARAMVVEYGMSPVVGAVKYGQDDGDPFVGRGGQGGNQPSQNVANQIDEQVRMLMNKAQQVAYDVLRENRDYLDTLASKLLEKETLRRPDLEAIFEGIDTREVSDIFPMQDLDRPCDHREPVKTPVELARERGEEPPEKTNFFSAARRARMEKRKAQNEQRQAERLQQGQQQFPQTQQTQQTQQTQQTQHGQQGPMGQGTARPVPPEEERGFRLPDNEQPDHQPEKPAQQKQAVQPEQQRPQDSQESQVSYRRGEMPEQTFPWDKHNGGYNGNESGGQHRQEDN
- a CDS encoding DUF3180 domain-containing protein — protein: MSPLKRTKISTLAVVAIVCALIAWVSTLSFYGSFPPIKTTGSVLLWIFAIVCAVAGWMIRKRIGSSSGVGMDRTQMQPTTVVQWLALGQATAWAGSVFLGVFVGVGLYVLPNAGHLMAAEADVPGVIAGALGALAAVVAGVWLERSCEAPPPDAPLTPNGLDVG
- the tilS gene encoding tRNA lysidine(34) synthetase TilS, with the translated sequence MSVQSQIRAWLRELETGEATGTSRTGENRRAATTRAEQVRAGVAVGLSGGADSLALVHGLLRCGVKVHAVVVDHQLQEASAQVARQAAETAMSLGASAEIRTVEVEGLGEGPARQARYQALGTAAAGRPLLVAHTADDDAEGLLIGLVRGSGAEAIAGMRSVHTDHAAVDAGAAWLGRPLLNCTRAETEAECRAAGLNWWEDPHNSSDAYLRSRIRTRVLPYLQDALGEHIGANMARTARMLREDVELLDELARRELQAAEEGASLNCTELQQQPAALRRRVFKQWLADKTGPLTSAHLNAIDALVIAWKGQGGAAVPWPQSPPTPGQQRRTHRLVVQRRDGYLQLATVPR
- the folK gene encoding 2-amino-4-hydroxy-6-hydroxymethyldihydropteridine diphosphokinase, whose translation is MITAFLGIGSNMPGDVGSPTAQIERAYELLAMHPDIEIVEKSRIFVTPPWGGVEQQEFRNSVVAVRTSLDPLALLHHCQFAEAVAGREREVRWGPRTVDVDILFCFDAQSQPLQSQGKWGFELVIPHPYAHERAFVLVPLSDLQLAREPWCTLGGRGILEWLEDVDPAEREAIVPADRSELSDPGEN
- the folB gene encoding dihydroneopterin aldolase, with amino-acid sequence MADRIELIGVEAFGHHGVFSDEKNTGQKFIVDMVVWTDFRAAADSDSVEDTINYVQLADIAVNAVEVQEGHDLIETLASNIADQIAELGGVYAVEVTVHKPQAPIAHPFADVRVVARRSKR
- the folP gene encoding dihydropteroate synthase gives rise to the protein MGSAVTGTNANDPQRTLVMGILNVTEDSFSDGGDYPDTAAALAHAEAMVADGADIIDVGGDSTSPGATRVAPEVEAARVTPVIEELSRRGIATSIDTMRASTARAAWKAGVTYLNDVSGGLADPDMLPLAAESGLPIILMHWNKGNAADFAGAEGYHDHGEDIVGHVIGWLEQRIEAAEAVGVTKKQIYLDPGIGFAKTPQENWQLLGATERLVQMGYPVLVGASRKRFLTALRPASDGNPGTPESADDATAATSALAAAVGAWAVRVHKVAPTRAAVDVAHAMATGCGPDIDEQWRARRG
- the panC gene encoding pantoate--beta-alanine ligase, giving the protein MTFTPGQAEVFTEIEKIGQLTRAMRKAGRPVALVPTMGALHEGHLSLVQAAQQIPGALVVVSIFVNPLQFAEGEDLDAYPRTLDEDVAKLKAAGVDAVFAPSPREMYPNGPRTTIHPGEAGRILEGAHRPTHFAGVLTVVNKLFTITHCDHAFFGEKDYQQLLLIQQMVTDLNMEVQVHGVPIVREADGLAKSSRNVYLSDEERELALTLSAALTAGAFVAEQGPAAVLQTAGSILDAASGVEVDYLELRGTDLSDTPEDGEARLLVAARVGTTRLIDNVGVPLGTGFKGLDEGGEGSAPAENAGE